In Streptomyces capitiformicae, one genomic interval encodes:
- a CDS encoding DUF3099 domain-containing protein, with the protein MRKHGNVEVFRITGARQGLADDVRGRQRRYVISMSVRTLSVIAAATLWNVERHVAVVALVLGMVLPYIAVVIANAGRENAPSLPSTFVTTPTRPMIAPPRDDRFAEPFPEGGAEGSAESRRSEPRERA; encoded by the coding sequence ATGCGGAAGCATGGCAACGTCGAGGTCTTCCGGATCACGGGAGCCCGGCAGGGACTCGCCGACGACGTCCGCGGCAGGCAACGACGCTACGTCATCTCGATGTCCGTCCGCACCCTCTCGGTGATCGCCGCCGCGACTCTCTGGAATGTCGAACGGCACGTCGCGGTCGTCGCACTGGTGCTCGGCATGGTGCTGCCGTACATCGCCGTGGTGATCGCCAACGCGGGCCGGGAGAACGCGCCCTCACTGCCGTCCACGTTCGTCACCACCCCCACGCGTCCGATGATCGCGCCGCCCCGGGACGACCGGTTCGCGGAACCCTTCCCGGAAGGTGGTGCGGAGGGCTCCGCGGAGAGTCGGCGGAGCGAGCCGCGCGAGCGGGCCTGA
- a CDS encoding GlsB/YeaQ/YmgE family stress response membrane protein: MGWLWAIIVGFVLGLLAKAIIPGRQHSPLWLTTIFGIIGAIVGNALARAFGIEETAGIDWGRHALQLAAAVVIVFLGDMAYTATLGRRKQRT, from the coding sequence ATGGGCTGGTTGTGGGCGATCATCGTGGGATTCGTACTCGGCCTGCTGGCCAAGGCGATCATTCCGGGCAGGCAGCACAGCCCGCTCTGGCTGACGACCATCTTCGGCATCATCGGCGCCATCGTCGGCAACGCCCTGGCCCGAGCCTTCGGCATCGAAGAAACCGCAGGCATCGACTGGGGCCGCCACGCCCTCCAACTGGCCGCCGCAGTAGTGATCGTATTCCTCGGCGACATGGCATACACGGCAACACTGGGCCGCAGAAAACAACGAACCTGA